One genomic segment of Vulpes vulpes isolate BD-2025 chromosome 2, VulVul3, whole genome shotgun sequence includes these proteins:
- the KRT20 gene encoding keratin, type I cytoskeletal 20, producing MESSRRNFHRGLSSSPQSSALSMSGSTYRKEDMQYFGAAPSVYGGAGGQGIRISTSRHMRGYGGDHTKGNLFVGNEKTTMQNLNDRLASYLAKVQSLEKSNSKLESLIKEWYQTNTPSAKDYSAYYKQMEELQNQIKKAQLENSRCVLQIDNAKLAAEDFRLRYETERGIRLTVESDLQGLNKVLDDLALTRKDLEIQVKELSKDLDILKKEHQEEVDSLHRHLGNTVSVELDAAPALNLGATMNEMRQKYEVIAQENLQKAKEQFEKQTESLQQEVIGSNEELKEAEFQVKELRRTYQNLEIELQSLLSLKETLEHTLDDTKDRYSHKLATIQTVLDNLEVQLTQIRAETEYQSNEYNILFDIKTRLEQEIATYRRLLEGEDDCRYKIAIPDDQIHIEEEKDIKRTRKIKTVVEEVVNGMVVSSETREVEENM from the exons ATGGAATCCAGTCGCAGAAACTTCCACAGAGGCTTGAGTTCCTCCCCAcagagctctgcactcagcatgagTGGCTCCACGTATAGGAAGGAGGACATGCAGTACTTTGGGGCTGCACCCAGCGTCTATGGGGGAGCTGGAGGTCAAGGCATCCGCATCTCAACCTCCAGGCATATGAGGGGCTATGGGGGTGATCACACCAAAGGAAACCTGTTTGTTGGTAATGAGAAGACAACCATGCAGAACCTAAATGACCGCCTAGCAAGCTACCTAGCAAAAGTGCAGTCCCTGGAAAAGTCCAACTCCAAGCTTGAATCGCTGATCAAGGAGTGGTATCAAACAAACACGCCCAGCGCCAAGGACTACAGTGCATATTACAAACAAATGGAAGAGCTGCAAAATCAG ATTAAAAAGGCACAACTGGAAAATTCTCGTTGTGTCCTGCAGATTGATAATGCCAAACTGGCTGCTGAGGACTTCAGGCTGAG GTATGAGACTGAAAGGGGGATCCGCCTAACAGTGGAGAGTGATCTCCAAGGCCTGAATAAGGTCTTGGATGATCTAGCCCTAACTAGAAAAGACCTGGAGATTCAAGTTAAAGAACTGAGTAAAGACCTGGATATCCTCAAAAAAGAACATCAAGAG GAAGTGGACAGCCTACACAGACACCTGGGCAATACTGTCAGTGTAGAATTGGATGCTGCTCCAGCCCTGAACCTTGGTGCCACCATGAATGAAATGAGGCAGAAGTACGAAGTAATTGCCCAAGAGAACCTTCAGAAGGCCAAAGAACAGTTTGAGAAACAG acTGAATCTCTGCAGCAAGAAGTCATAGGGAGCAATGAAGAGTTAAAAGAAGCTGAGTTTCAAGTAAAGGAGCTGAGACGCACCTACCAGAACCTGGAGATAGAACTGCAGTCCCTCCTCAGTCTG AAAGAAACCTTGGAGCATACACTAGACGACACCAAAGATCGTTACAGTCACAAACTGGCCACCATCCAGACAGTACTAGACAACCTAGAAGTCCAACTGACACAGATACGGGCGGAGACAGAATACCAGAGCAACGAATACAATATCCTCTTTGACATAAAGACCCGACTTGAGCAGGAAATTGCTACTTACCGCCGCCTTCTGGAAGGGGAAGATGACTGCAG atacaaaatcgCAATTCCAGATGATCAGATACACATTGAAGAGGAGAAAG ATATAAAGAGAACAAGGAAGATTAAGACAGTCGTGGAAGAAGTGGTGAATGGCATGGTTGTGTCAAGTGAAACCAGAGAGGtggaagaaaatatgtaa